A stretch of Brassica napus cultivar Da-Ae chromosome C6, Da-Ae, whole genome shotgun sequence DNA encodes these proteins:
- the LOC106438033 gene encoding cytochrome P450 81D1: protein MEDNNRGVVLYSIFPLVLLIIFLKFLKPNKQNLPPSPPGWLPVIGHLRLLKPPIHRTLRFLTESLHGGGGGVMSLRLGSRLVYVVSSHRIATEECFGKNDVVLANRPQVIIGKHVGYNNTNIIAAPYGDHWRNLRRLCTIEIFSTHRLNCFLYVRTDEVRRLISRLFRRAGSEKTVVEMKPMLTALTFNNIMRMMTGKRYYGEETTDEEEAKRVRQLVADVGANTSSGNAVDYVPILRLFSSYEKRVKELGKKTDKFLQGLIDEKREQQETGNTMIDHLLVLQKSDTEYYTDQIIKGIILVMVIAGTNTSAVTLEWALSNLLNHPDVIRKARTEIDKQVGLDRLIEESDLSELPYLKNIVLETLRLHPATPLLVPHMASEDCKVGSYDMPRNTTLLVNAWAIHRDPNLWYDPDCFKPERFEKVEEAQKLLAFGLGRRACPGSGLAQRIVGLALGSLIQCFEWERVGEEEVDMKEGTGNTVPKAVPLQAVCKARPFLHKILS from the exons atgGAAGATAATAATAGGGGAGTTGTTCTCTATTCCATATTCCCCCTCGTATTATTGATTATCTTTCTCAAGTTCTTGAAACCAAACAAGCAGAATCTTCCGCCATCTCCGCCGGGATGGTTGCCAGTGATAGGCCATCTCCGCCTCCTGAAACCCCCCATCCACCGCACCCTCCGCTTCCTCACTGAGTCCCTCCACGGCGGCGGAGGCGGCGTGATGTCACTCCGACTTGGATCCCGCCTAGTATACGTGGTGTCTTCACATAGGATCGCAACGGAGGAGTGCTTTGGGAAGAACGACGTCGTTCTAGctaaccggcctcaggtgatcatTGGAAAGCACGTTGGGTACAACAACACAAACATAATCGCCGCACCTTACGGTGATCACTGGCGCAACCTCCGTCGCCTCTGCACCATTGAGATCTTCTCCACCCACCGTCTAAACTGCTTCCTTTATGTCCGTACCGACGAAGTACGCCGCCTCATAAGCCGCCTCTTCCGTAGAGCAG GTTCTGAGAAAACGGTTGTTGAAATGAAACCCATGCTAACGGCCTTGACGTTCAACAACATAATGAGAATGATGACAGGAAAACGATACTACGGCGAAGAAACAACGGATGAGGAAGAAGCAAAACGTGTCCGTCAGTTAGTGGCAGATGTCGGAGCCAACACGAGTTCTGGCAATGCTGTTGACTATGTTCCGATCTTGAGATTGTTCTCAAGCTATGAGAAAAGGGTAAAAGAATTAGGGAAAAAGACAGATAAGTTCTTACAAGGTCTTATCGACGAAAAACGTGAACAACAAGAAACGGGTAATACGATGATCGATCATTTGCTTGTTCTCCAAAAATCTGATACTGAGTATTACACTGATCAAATCATCAAAGGCATCATACTG GTTATGGTAATAGCAGGGACTAACACATCAGCTGTCACTTTAGAATGGGCACTTTCTAATTTGCTTAACCATCCTGACGTTATACGTAAAGCTAGAACCGAAATCGATAAACAAGTTGGCTTAGACCGGCTTATTGAAGAATCAGATCTCAGCGAGCTACCATATCTCAAGAACATCGTCCTAGAGACACTCCGGCTACATCCGGCAACACCATTGTTGGTTCCACACATGGCATCAGAAGATTGCAAGGTGGGGTCGTACGATATGCCACGTAACACAACGTTGTTGGTGAATGCGTGGGCCATACATAGGGATCCAAACTTGTGGTATGATCCGGATTGCTTTAAACCAGAGCGGTTTGAGAAAGTAGAGGAAGCACAAAAGCTTCTGGCGTTTGGATTAGGGAGAAGGGCATGTCCTGGATCGGGTTTGGCCCAGAGAATTGTAGGGCTAGCTCTCGGGTCATTGATACAATGCTTTGAGTGGGAGAGAGTTGGAGAAGAGGAAGTGGATATGAAGGAAGGAACTGGTAATACAGTACCCAAAGCAGTTCCGCTGCAAGCCGTTTGCAAGGCTCGTCCATTTCTACATAAAATTCTCTCTTGA
- the LOC106373532 gene encoding L-Ala-D/L-amino acid epimerase-like translates to MVKTREACELLRELPEMKLGHVLQEIGGILPGHRFASVRVGVEMAMIDAAAKSVGVPMWKLFVAREGWFLERKQ, encoded by the exons ATGGTTAAAACCCGGGAAGCCTGCGAGCTTCTCAGAGAGCTACCGGAGATGAAACTAGGTCACGTTCTTCAAGAGATCGGTGGGATTCTCCCTGGCCATCGATTTGCATCT GTAAGAGTTGGGGTGGAGATGGCTATGATTGATGCTGCAGCTAAGAGCGTTGGAGTGCCAATGTGGAAACTCTTTG TGGCGAGAGAGGGGTGGTTTCTAGAGAGGAAGCAGTGA
- the LOC125588398 gene encoding secreted RxLR effector protein 161-like — MDHWKAAKKVLRYLQGTKEHMLTYKRSDQLEVIGYLDSDYVGCVDSRKSTFGYLFLLTGGAISWKSGKQSVIATSTMEAEFVAFFEDTIHALWLQNFISRLQIVDTIAKPLRIYCDNSAAVFFSKNDKYSKGAKHKELKYIRTDMMVADPLTKGLTPKAFNGHVEHNI; from the exons ATGGACCACTGGAAAGCTGCAAAGAAGGTTCTCAGGTACTTGCAAGGCACCAAAGAGCACATGCTTACATATAAGAGATCTGATCAGTTGGAAGTCATAGGATATTTAGATTCAGACTATGTCGGATGCGTTGATAGCAGAAAATCGACGTTTGGCTACTTGTTCCTATTAACTGGGGGAGCAATATCATGGAAGAGTGGAAAGCAGTCTGTCATTGCTACTTCCACTATGGAGGCTGAATTTGTGGCATTCTTTGAGGACACAATTCATGCACTATGGCTGCAGAACTTTATCTCAAGGCTTCAGATTGTCGACACTATAGCCAAGCCGCTAAGAATTTACTGCGATAATTCTGCAGCTGTCTTCTTTTCAAAGAACGACAAGTACTCGAAGGGTGCTAAGCACAAGGAGTTGAAGTACATAAGGACGGACATGATGGTAGCGGATCCGCTAACTAAAGGTTTAACACCCAAGGCGTTCAATGGCCATGTAGAGC ATAACATATAG